The following proteins are co-located in the Candida dubliniensis CD36 chromosome 3, complete sequence genome:
- a CDS encoding nitrogen permease regulator, putative (Similar to S. cerevisiae NPR2;~In S. cerevisiae: possible role in regulating expression of nitrogen permeases): METSDGFIPIVAIFYSVFHPIEGTKIVHQFPENSISTGRFSTSIRDGGLFDFDTIKNYVIPKPQLCNRLISLKIDKYKVIGYPVSMESSHYARNSFNFNFCFVFRYDMGDVSPYESAIKRMGQMFQVLEEQSFMLSSLDKDNSFFKDKVIKSGKALISSSLSPDTAVGEAFDEAGNENHFLPQTGQNGTSISTPGFAKTKKIALSSIESLIQQIYQDLNNYSECCIPLDTSNSVDIKLFPILPPPINIKAYQVPIATVRLNSLVDVNWDPTMIKILPYINGLNSVKKISELADANYLLTKQCIQHLMHYKCIEVIDIFQFGNVYAPTNHIGEFLKYDGKMAEECQAYVVSADFSMDNTSHVNTPIQIHSPHPGNDAHSPTYNYRPSYGTSSVSPYTKYSYLSRSPKPPMTIGADVKVPTKTTLFYLYRSLNQGQTVKEWYLQHKKILGNIDIRRFINFGVLRGIIYRVYTYPLLNSFTGAIERNDTDQYDQLLRNLKRKKPKRVVSIGHNDNLLKTKVNEQTLRTDVKRKVSFAYSQSDKHDLRRFSTNDVILENESSDYDDEDDSSIEEFHGNGHIINNRIPISERKARVSSSSYYSDIEEDAIDEEEYRIKANLLKMLKGFQSFDSICTELNKSRAEVEQLIESFGAVNIVNS; this comes from the coding sequence ATGGAAACATCAGATGGATTCATTCCCATTGTGGCCATTTTTTATTCAGTATTCCATCCTATCGAGGGTACTAAAATTGTCCATCAGTTTCcagaaaattcaatttcgACTGGAAGGTTCTCGACAAGTATTAGGGATGGtggattatttgattttgacaCCATAAAGAATTATGTCATACCGAAACCCCAATTATGTAACAGACTAATATCCTTGAAAATTGACAAGTATAAGGTCATTGGTTATCCTGTGAGTATGGAGAGTTCTCATTACGCCagaaattcttttaattttaatttctgcTTCGTGTTTAGGTATGACATGGGAGACGTTTCTCCTTATGAATCTGCAATCAAGCGAATGGGTCAAATGTTTCAAGTCCTAGAAGAGCAAAGTTTTATGTTAAGTAGTTTGGACAAGGACAATTCGTTTTTCAAAGATAAAGTGATTAAAAGCGGCAAGGCTTTAATATCGTCTTCTTTGTCTCCAGATACTGCAGTTGGAGAAGCCTTTGATGAGGCGGGAAATGAGAATCATTTTCTCCCACAAACTGGGCAGAATGGCACATCAATCAGCACTCCAGGTTTTgcaaaaactaaaaaaattgcATTGTCATCTATTGAATCTTTGATCCAACAGATATACCAAGACTTGAATAATTACTCAGAGTGTTGTATACCATTGGATACCTCAAATTCTGTGGATATCAAACTATTTCCTATATTGCCACCTCCAATAAATATCAAGGCGTATCAGGTGCCGATAGCAACTGTGAGGTTGAATTCATTAGTAGATGTTAATTGGGATCCAACAATGATCAAAATACTACCGTATATCAATGGGCTAAATTCGGTGAAGAAAATAAGTGAGCTAGCTGATGCAAACTACTTGTTAACAAAACAATGCATACAACATTTAATGCATTACAAGTGTATTGAAGTGATTGATATTTTCCAGTTTGGTAATGTATATGCTCCAACCAATCACATTGGGGAGTTTTTAAAGTATGACGGGAAAATGGCCGAAGAATGTCAAGCTTACGTGGTCTCCGCAGATTTCAGTATGGATAACACCTCACATGTCAACACACCTATTCAAATACACTCGCCACACCCTGGAAATGATGCACATTCACCAACATATAACTATCGACCCTCTTACGGTACTTCGTCTGTTTCTCCATACACAAAGTATAGTTATTTGTCAAGATCACCAAAACCACCCATGACTATCGGTGCTGATGTCAAAGTTCCTACAAAGACGACgttgttttatttatacCGATCGCTTAACCAAGGCCAGACAGTTAAGGAATGGTACTTGcaacataaaaaaatactaggaaatattgatattagacgttttattaattttggaGTTTTAAGGGGAATAATATACAGAGTGTACACTTATCCCTTACTCAATTCATTTACTGGAGCAATAGAGCGAAATGACACTGACCAATATGATCAATTGTTAAGAAATCTCAAAAGGAAAAAACCCAAGAGAGTTGTCTCAATTGGCCACAACGATAATTtgttaaaaacaaaagtgAACGAGCAAACTCTCAGAACTGACgttaaaagaaaagtgaGTTTTGCTTATAGCCAAAGTGATAAGCATGATTTACGAAGGTTCTCTACGAATGATGTGATCTTGGAGAATGAGAGCAGTGACTACGATGATGAAGACGATAGTAGCATTGAAGAATTCCATGGAAATGGTCATATTATAAACAATAGGATTCCAATATCAGAACGAAAAGCCCGAGTATCTTCATCTTCCTATTATAGtgatattgaagaagacGCAAtcgatgaagaagaatataGAATTAAGGCAAACCTATTGAAAATGCTAAAAGGATTTCAatcatttgattcaatttgtaCCGAATTGAACAAATCAAGAGCTGAAGTGgaacaattaattgaaagttTTGGTGCTGTAAATATAGTCAACAGTTAA
- a CDS encoding branchpoint-bridging protein, putative (Similar to S. cerevisiae MSL5;~In S. cerevisiae: component of the commitment complex, which defines the first step in the splicing pathway; essential protein that interacts with Mud2p and Prp40p, forming a bridge between the intron ends; also involved in nuclear retention of pre-mRNA), with product MSNRGRQPARPPPSRKRETKWSGKPKRYANFGAQSFDTVITGHLTQEQLDAYQRYFRVEEISNFLSVAKQQHKSIVDVLPSAKVDETDHYKRDPSPPPKYDKNGNRTNTRERRITEALEKERHELVELAASSIKNYMIPSNYRRPSRTVERLYVPVKDYPDINFVGFLIGPRGNTLKKLQEDSGARLQIRGKGSVKEGKSSDGFGSSQGGTDIQDDLHVLITADSPLKISKAVKLVNEIIDKLIYSPQGMNFMKRDQLKELAVLNGTLRETKPFDPEAHQKKQQQQMDITKIVCKICSNIGHIARDCKQNTGKRPFEDNAENTHETANKKARTDVPPPPPPPPPIPPSSNTENSKQVHPPPPPPPPPPPVASASATSVSLNIGQVPPPPPPPPPPPPHVRLAFDFSSGTESNSKASSTTENEGSGSSTAPPPPPPSNIPR from the coding sequence ATGTCAAATCGAGGAAGACAACCAGCTAGACCACCACCTAGCCGTAAACGTGAAACAAAATGGTCTGGAAAACCAAAGAGATATGCCAATTTTGGGGCACAATCTTTTGATACTGTGATTACTGGTCATCTTACTCAAGAACAATTGGATGCATACCAACGATACTTTAGAGTCGAAGAAATCAGTAATTTTTTGAGTGTGGCCAAGCAACAACACAAGTCAATAGTCGATGTATTACCCTCTGCAAAGGTGGACGAGACTGATCATTACAAAAGAGACCCTTCTCCACCTCCAAAGTACGACAAGAATGGTAATAGAACCAATACCAGAGAACGGAGAATCACAGAGGCATTGGAAAAGGAAAGGCATGAGTTAGTTGAATTGGCTGCTTCTAGTATAAAGAACTATATGATTCCATCCAACTACCGCAGACCATCCAGAACTGTCGAAAGGTTATATGTGCCAGTGAAGGACTATCCAGatattaattttgttgGATTCTTGATTGGCCCCAGAGGAAATACATTGAAGAAACTACAAGAAGATAGTGGGGCACGGTTGCAAATCAGAGGTAAGGGATCTGTCAAAGAAGGAAAGAGTTCTGATGGCTTTGGTTCATCGCAAGGTGGAACTGACATTCAAGATGACTTGCATGTTTTGATAACGGCAGACTCTCCACTCAAGATCTCTAAGGCAGTCAAATTagttaatgaaattattgacaAGCTCATTTATTCGCCACAGGGGATGAACTTTATGAAGCGTGATCAGTTGAAAGAGCTTGCTGTTTTGAATGGGACCTTGAGAGAAACAAAACCATTTGATCCAGAAGCTCACCAGAAGaagcaacagcagcaaaTGGACATCACAAAGATTGTATGCAAAATATGTAGCAACATTGGCCACATTGCCAGAGATTGTAAGCAGAATACCGGGAAACGTCCATTTGAAGATAATGCTGAGAATACACATGAAACAGCAAATAAGAAAGCCAGAACTGATGTaccgccaccaccaccgcCTCCTCCACCAATCCCTCCTTCTTCTAATACAGAAAACCTGAAACAAGTTCATCCACCGCCTCCGCCGccgccaccaccaccaccagttGCTTCTGCTTCTGCTACTAGTGTGAGTCTAAATATAGGACAGGTAcccccaccaccaccaccccctccccctcctcctcctcatGTACGACTTgcatttgatttttcttcaGGTACTGAAAGTAATTCAAAGGcttcttcaacaacagAAAACGAGGGTTCTGGCTCTTCTACTGCCCCACCTCCACCCCCACCTTCAAATATTCCAAGGTAA
- a CDS encoding N5-glutamine methyltransferase, putative (Similar to S. cerevisiae MTQ2;~In S. cerevisiae: S-adenosylmethionine-dependent methyltransferase of the seven beta-strand family; methylates release factor eRF1 (Sup45p) in vitro) — protein sequence MQDMLPTPTVKNIDYEEVYEPSEDSFLLLDCFEKEKDYLQSKFKTGIPLVTEIGTGSGIVTAFVAKHIVQNGIFLTTDINPHACKTVLQTVKYNNDDGSSICLLGSTQMDLTAAIKEQEIDLLIFNPPYVPSSEIPDIPKTKNDPVWLDLALVGGEDGMVITWKVLNNLNNILSKSGVAYILFCARNKPENVASVMQSKGWNVEVVINRKAGWEVLSVLKFTRI from the coding sequence ATGCAAGATATGTTGCCTACTCCAACAGTAAAGAATATCGACTACGAAGAAGTGTACGAACCTTCTGAagattcatttttattattagacTGCTTtgagaaagaaaaggacTACCTACAAAGTAAATTCAAAACTGGTATACCTTTGGTTACAGAAATTGGAACTGGTTCAGGAATAGTCACTGCATTTGTTGCTAAACATATAGTTCAAAACGGCATATTTTTAACAACAGATATTAACCCACATGCATGCAAAACGGTTTTACAAACAGTAAAGtacaataatgatgatggaAGCTCAATTTGCCTACTAGGTTCGACACAAATGGATCTTACTGCTGCCATTAAAGAGCAAGAAATCGATTTACTTATATTTAATCCACCATATGTTCCATCCTCAGAGATTCCAGATATTccaaaaactaaaaacgATCCTGTGTGGCTAGACTTAGCTTTGGTTGGAGGGGAAGATGGCATGGTTATCACGTGGAAggttttgaataatttgaataatattcTAAGTAAGAGTGGTGTTGCTTATATACTATTTTGCGCAAGGAATAAACCAGAAAATGTTGCCTCAGTGATGCAGCTGAAAGGCTGGAATGTTGAAGTAGTCATAAATAGAAAAGCTGGGTGGGAAGTATTGAGCGTGTTAAAATTCACTAGAATATAG
- a CDS encoding ubiquitin-like protein with similarity to mammalian NEDD8, putative (Similar to S. cerevisiae RUB1), with amino-acid sequence MQIKVKTLTGRDMPLDVEPQDKIIRIKEMMEEKEGISPAQQRLIFNGSQLNDDQTVQEAGIQAGASLHLVLTLRGGN; translated from the coding sequence ATGCAGATCAAAGTTAAGACTTTAACTGGACGTGACATGCCACTTGATGTTGAACCCCAAGATAAAATCATaagaattaaagaaatgatggaagaaaaagaaggtATTTCACCAGCACAACAGAGACTAATCTTTAATGGTTCACAGTTGAATGACGATCAGACTGTTCAAGAGGCCGGTATCCAAGCAGGAGCTTCTTTACACTTGGTTTTAACTTTAAGAGGAGGTAATTAG
- a CDS encoding pre-mRNA-splicing factor, putative (Similar to S. cerevisiae CLF1;~In S. cerevisiae: may serve as a scaffold during splicesome assembly), whose product MNESSTREHQVTSKEILDVAFEKSKSKFTTPRQTIQDTEELQSYQQTKRKEFEQHINKNRLNLGQWTRYAKWEIENNHDFPRARSILERALDVNVQHIPFWIQYIQLELSHKNINHARNLMERAINTLPRVNKLWFLYVQTEEMLKNYQMVRVIFERWLDWHPDTSAWDAYINFEARYEEKENVREIFKKYVYEFPNAGTWYKWIKYEMENNRDDVKTIRAVFESAVDTLLSNKSEDDEVAIIISNWTSWEVSCGESGRANEIFKLLLDNQNNKLEISDKTKSSIYTAFVEFEKTFGSKDSIEQSVLLKRRIKYQEEIQNDPYDYDSWWKYMTLLQNSSNKSDLENAFKKVTGNVVDDKHKSIKWRRYIMFWIWYAFWEEMTNNDPDSARKIWNDCLKVIPHKSFTFAKVWIGYSEFELRNSEDGLAKARKILGRAIGQTSINRPKTKIFKYYIDFEKKLGDWNRVRLLYQKWLEISLSTTSSSELVVEKYVEFESSIEEYDRCESILSAACQLSENPEYSSSFNLQRLFEITVEFYKEEMRYDKIRELYRALLEKDPTAHNWISFALFESSIPSPEQLEEYLQGNNEEFEATVDESQIENTRKIFEEAMTFFKDKDDKDSRLVIIEAWRDFEEVNGSDESLAKVTKRLPVIVRKRRTVGSIEEEYIDYIFPDDETKKLPGKMSKFLANAKKWAQEN is encoded by the coding sequence ATGAACGAATCATCAACCAGAGAACACCAGGTCACAAGCAAAGAGATTCTTGATGTGGCATTTGAAAAGAGTAAATCAAAATTCACCACACCACGACAGACAATCCAGGATACTGAAGAATTACAATCCTATCAACAAACCAAAAGAAAGGAGTTCGAGCAAcatatcaacaaaaatagACTAAACCTAGGCCAATGGACACGTTATGCCAAGTGGGAAATCGAAAATAACCATGACTTTCCACGTGCAAGATCGATATTGGAAAGGGCTTTAGATGTAAATGTCCAACACATACCATTTTGGATACAGTATATTCAACTCGAGTTATCACACAAGAATATAAACCATGCCAGAAATCTAATGGAAAGGGCCATCAATACCTTACCTAGAGTTAATAAGCTATGGTTTTTATATGTGCAAACAGAAGAAATGCTTAAAAACTATCAAATGGTGCGAGTAATATTTGAAAGATGGCTCGATTGGCATCCCGACACTTCTGCTTGGGATGCGTATATAAACTTTGAAGCACGatatgaagaaaaagagaatgtCCGAGAAATATTTAAGAAATACGTTTATGAATTCCCAAATGCAGGGACATGGTATAAATGGATCAAGTACGAAATGGAAAACAATCGAGACGACGTAAAGACCATTCGAGCTGTGTTTGAATCGGCCGTAGATACATTACTTTCGAATAAACTGGAAGATGACGAAGTTGCCATCATAATTTCTAATTGGACTAGTTGGGAAGTATCATGTGGGGAGCTGGGTAGAGCAAATGagattttcaaattactACTAGacaatcaaaataataaattggaGATTTCAGATAAAACCAAAAGTTCAATTTACACTGCATTTGTGGAGTTTGAAAAAACCTTTGGAAGCAAGGACTCCATTGAGCAAAGTGTTTTGCTAAAGCGAAGAATAAAAtatcaagaagaaatccAAAACGACCCATATGATTATGACTCCTGGTGGAAATATATGACACTATTACAAAATAGTCTGAACAAAAGTGATCTAGAAAATGCATTTAAAAAAGTGACAGgaaatgttgttgatgataaacATAAAAGCATAAAATGGAGGCGATATATAATGTTCTGGATTTGGTACGCGTTTTGGGAGGAAATGACAAATAACGACCCTGACTCAGCGAGAAAAATATGGAATGATTGCTTAAAAGTTATACCTCACAAGCTGTTTACTTTTGCAAAAGTGTGGATTGGATATTCTGAGTTTGAATTAAGAAATAGCGAGGATGGATTGGCTAAAGCTCGAAAGATTTTGGGCCGTGCAATTGGCCAAACTAGCATAAACAGGCCCAAAACAaagattttcaaatattacattgattttgaaaaaaagtTGGGAGACTGGAACCGTGTGAGGTTGCTCTATCAAAAATGGCTAGAAATATCTCTTTCAACAACTTCACTGTCTgaacttgttgttgaaaagtATGTTGAGTTTGAgtcatcaattgaagaatacGATAGATGTGAACTGATACTATCTGCTGCATGCCAATTATCTGAAAATCCAGAATATAGTTCCAGTTTTAATTTACAAAGGTTGTTTGAGATAACAGTTGAATTttataaagaagaaatgcGATACGACAAGATCCGAGAACTTTACCGAGCTCTATTAGAGAAGGACCCGACCGCTCATAACTGGATTTCTTTTGCCTTATTTGAATCGAGTATACCCTCACCCGAACAATTGGAAGAATATTTACAAGGTAAcaatgaagaatttgaagcCACAGTGGACGAGCTGCAAATTGAGAACACAAGAAAGATATTTGAAGAAGCTATGacttttttcaaagataAAGATGACAAAGATAGTCGAttggtaataattgaaGCTTGGCGAGATTTTGAAGAGGTTAATGGGTCAGACGAAAGTTTGGCTAAAGTCACCAAAAGATTGCCTGTAATTGTAAGAAAACGGAGAACAGTTGGTTCTATCGAGGAAGAATATATCGATTATATTTTCCCAGACGACGAAACCAAAAAACTACCTGGTAAAATGAGCAAGTTTTTGGCTAATGCTAAGAAATGGGCTCAAGAAAACTAA
- a CDS encoding DNA repair protein rad50 homologue, putative (Similar to S. cerevisiae RAD50;~In S. cerevisiae: involved in processing double-strand DNA breaks in vegetative cells, initiation of meiotic DSBs, telomere maintenance, and nonhomologous end joining), with product MQPYSRSGGTRRCFYEFQSWMSCVTSADTTSVKQCKPVFEDYEECLHGLKEKEKVRLMLQQLKDNETSKNGVTASELYKASNTIYENLDLIKRE from the coding sequence ATGCAACCATACTCAAGATCAGGAGGTACAAGAAGATGCTTTTATGAATTTCAATCGTGGATGTCGTGTGTGACATCTGCTGACACTACATCTGTCAAACAATGCAAACCAGTATTTGAAGATTATGAAGAATGCTTACATggattaaaagaaaaggagaAAGTAAGACTTATGTTACAACAGTTAAAAGATAATGAAACAAGCAAGAACGGAGTCACTGCTTCTGAGTTGTACAAAGCTTCAAACACCATATATGagaatttggatttgataaaaagaGAATAA
- a CDS encoding cytosine/purine transport protein, putative (Similar to S. cerevisiae FCY21) produces the protein MAENYDLEQQVTKASKTNFNVEKIVIDKSNDEGDPLTTTIEQPPTSDSSLKATNWVDKIGLKINAEIRGIERVPESERHDNSLLSPFLVFLSPNMVISGLSIGSLGPVAYNLDMRTSIVIITIFCFLGSIPVGFFSAFGMRFGIRQQILSRYFTGNIMGRIFALFNVISCIGWNAVNVIPCAELLNSVGPLPPWAGCLILVGCTCIFAVFGYKTVHLYEKYSWIPNFIVFMIIIAKFSQTHAFNWGERKSGPTEAGNVLSFISAIFGFTVGWIPSSADYTVYMPANTNPWKVAFAMTTGLSLPAMFTALLGAAIGTSVNLNGSRFEQAYNKNSTGGLVYEILCGDNNNKGYRFIVVVFALGAIANGIPGSYSLSLAIQCIWSQFARVPRIAWCILGNLVALAFSISAYYKFQDTMSNFLSIIAYNVSIYLSISLTEHFIYRRGFSGYDVTDFNNYKTMPVGIAGVVAFCFGICSTVLSMNQTWYQGVIARKIGDNGGDISFEMNIMFAFIGYNLVRPFELKYFGR, from the coding sequence ATGGCAGAGAATTACGATTTAGAGCAACAAGTAACCAAGGCACTGAAAACCAACTTTAATGTGGAAAAAATTGTGATTGATAAGAGTAATGATGAGGGAGATCCCCTTACAACAACCATTGAACAACCGCCAACCAGTGATTCCTCATTAAAAGCAACAAATTGGGTTGATAAAATCGGACTTAAAATAAATGCTGAAATCAGAGGTATCGAAAGAGTTCCTGAATCTGAACGTCATGacaattcattattatccCCCTTCTTAGTGTTTTTATCACCAAATATGGTCATTAGTGGGTTGTCAATTGGATCATTAGGGCCAGTAGCATATAATTTAGATATGAGGACAAGCATTGTTATAATCACAATATTTTGTTTCCTTGGAAGTATTCCTGTTGGGTTTTTCAGTGCCTTTGGTATGCGTTTTGGTATCCGTCaacaaatattatcaagatACTTTACTGGCAATATCATGGGAAGAATTTTCGCTTTGTTTAATGTCATCTCTTGTATTGGTTGGAATGCGGTTAATGTAATTCCTTGTGCTGAGCTATTAAACTCTGTTGGTCCATTACCTCCTTGGGCTGGCTGTTTGATCTTGGTTGGTTGTACATGTATCTTTGCGGTGTTTGGTTATAAAACTGTTCATTTGtatgaaaaatattcttGGATACCTAATTTTATTGTGTTTATGATCATTATTGCCAAATTCTCTCAAACTCATGCATTTAATTGGGGTGAAAGAAAATCTGGTCCAACTGAAGCTGGTAATGTGTTGAGTTTTATATCTGCTATATTTGGTTTTACTGTGGGATGGATTCCCCTGCTGGCTGATTATACTGTTTATATGCCTGCAAATACTAATCCTTGGAAAGTTGCCTTTGCCATGACCACTGGATTATCATTACCAGCAATGTTTACAGCACTTTTGGGAGCAGCAATAGGAACAAGTGTGAACTTAAATGGATCAAGATTTGAACAAGCatacaataaaaattcaacTGGAGGATTGGTTTATGAAATATTATGTGGtgacaataataataaaggtTATCgatttattgttgttgtgtttgCTCTTGGTGCTATAGCCAATGGTATCCCTGGATCTTATTCTTTGTCTCTTGCCATCCAATGTATATGGAGTCAATTTGCTCGAGTACCAAGAATCGCTTGGTGTATTTTGGGAAATTTGGTAGCATTGGCATTTTCTATCCTGGCATATTATAAATTCCAAGATACCATGTCGAATTTTTTGTCAATTATTGCCTATAACGTATCGATTTATTTGAGTATATCCTTGACGGAACATTTTATTTATCGTAGAGGATTTTCTGGGTATGATGTTActgattttaataattataaaaccATGCCTGTTGGAATAGCTGGAGTTGTGgcattttgttttgggATTTGTTCTACAGTGCTTTCAATGAACCAAACTTGGTACCAAGGAGTCATCGCAAGAAAGATTGGTGACAATGGTGGTGATATTTCGTTTGAAATGAATATTATGTTTGCCTTTATTGGTTACAACTTGGTTAGACcatttgaattaaaatACTTTGGGAGATAA
- a CDS encoding retrotransposon tca3-like polyprotein, putative (transposable element): MARNQKKQEQESVPETPATTSSAAEQAAGQTIDQGPEAQMFVTADQFAEFRQQVMEMFKQQSETITNQIYKVINETNAAQAEAIAVNRERENVLDEQAKRIVEGAQEKFDHVDEHVDAQAEFIQATAQKVDELAAKMEKQRSNPTFGHDNDAPPGQWNVPPTADHAFGPPPSQAYGAPPNEFGFEPYEDEPSPVSPREIAAQIRRVMPTFMVQAFPPSPPEAEFIEEVAMLRLHELVVKGKSVDKHNDAKTQKMAYQKMMSAPFGIPANFQKGQWVYRRRKKSAKNQYNFDGPFLIEEVRNNNSYIISRNGKREKGTYHHDMLKPAFALEDSPITALSNFQKSMQEIEHRVLGKMFDEIKVRVIMLSDIMKNRKPVKIDAVMTHPQFYERERVML; this comes from the coding sequence ATGGCTAGAAACCAGAAGAAACAAGAACAGGAATCTGTTCCTGAAACCCCAGCTACCACTTCATCTGCTGCTGAACAAGCTGCTGGACAAACTATTGATCAAGGTCCTGAAGCCCAAATGTTTGTTACTGCTGACCAATTTGCGGAATTTCGTCAACAAGTGATGGAAATGTTCAAACAGCAAAGCGAAACTATCACTAACCAAATCTATAAGGTTATCAATGAGACCAATGCTGCTCAAGCTGAAGCTATTGCCGTCAACCGTGAGAGAGAAAACGTTTTGGATGAACAAGCCAAACGTATTGTCGAGGGAGCCCAGGAAAAATTCGACCATGTTGATGAGCATGTTGACGCTCAAGCTGAATTTATTCAAGCCACTGCTCAAAAGGTTGATGAATTGGCTGCCAAAATGGAGAAACAACGTTCCAATCCAACCTTTGGTCATGATAATGATGCTCCTCCAGGTCAATGGAATGTTCCTCCAACTGCTGACCATGCTTTTGGCCCACCGCCATCTCAGGCTTATGGTGCACCTCCTAATGAGTTTGGTTTTGAACCTTATGAGGACGAACCTTCCCCAGTCTCCCCACGTGAAATTGCTGCCCAAATTCGGAGGGTTATGCCAACGTTCATGGTCCAAGCTTTTCCCCCTCTGCCACCTGAAGCCgaatttattgaagaagTCGCCATGCTTCGTTTACACGAGCTTGTCGTTAAAGGGAAGAGTGTGGATAAGCATAACGATGCTAAAACTCAAAAAATGGCTTATCAAAAAATGATGAGTGCTCCATTTGGTATTCCAGctaattttcaaaaaggCCAATGGGTATATCGTAGACGAAAGAAACTGGCCAAgaatcaatataatttcGATGGTCCTTTCCTTATTGAAGAAGTTCGAAATAACAATAGCTATATCATTTCTCGAAATGGAAAAAGGGAAAAGGGAACTTATCACCATGACATGTTAAAACCTGCTTTTGCTCTTGAAGATTCTCCAATCACGGCTTTATCAAACTTTCAAAAATCCATGCAAGAAATCGAACATCGTGTATTAGGTAAAATGTTCGATGAGATTAAGGTACGGGTAATAATGTTGTCGGATATTATGAAGAATAGAAAACCCGTAAAAATTGACGCTGTGATGACACATCCTCAATTTTatgagagagagagagtgATGTTGTAA